A genome region from Dreissena polymorpha isolate Duluth1 chromosome 16, UMN_Dpol_1.0, whole genome shotgun sequence includes the following:
- the LOC127862528 gene encoding uncharacterized protein LOC127862528 yields MILCMLPNLNEPCLLVVFFSGRKPIENNAMSETDFIEQIILEEVSRKEVLRQVPLLVYLLIICISGTIGNILVFYVYRKKYGRSNCRTFVLCLSLISLIACAVVVPFECFTLLRELNFQRAWVCKANVFLSTWPTLTSGLLLLCIATDRYRKVCRPLLWQISQKESFIMCVCSAGIGLAISWISPVIYGIQRSYNKQYNITVSQCVETEAMRKTVFPLINNVLFAVLFFGALFGIITLYCLIVRGVRRHNARRSNYLRGRTTSTPIHSECVMNMAERQILCNNVTSETSDVMISESDNQCLPGMETKSSLKPDTKRHPQESNRHFVLGSMLSLSTRPISFLSRTFSTTTVNTTTTVNDVTYRSRENGTNAKQKNANRTAIIMFQISLAFIASYLPLIVILLIRQFDTNFVDNLSDIGRAMYKFGLRSYYLNFALNPLIYGVRDKRFRQTCKQLLCRCKHK; encoded by the coding sequence ATGATATTGTGTATGTTACCGAATTTAAATGAACCTTGTTTGTTGGTTGTTTTCTTTTCTGGCAGGAAACCTATAGAAAATAACGCAATGTCAGAAACTGACTTTATAGAACAGATTATACTCGAGGAAGTGAGCAGAAAGGAGGTTCTGCGACAGGTTCCGCTACTTGTGTACTTGTTAATAATATGCATCTCTGGCACTATCGGCAATATTTTGGTATTCTACGTCTACCGGAAGAAATACGGCCGCTCGAACTGCCGCACGTTCGTTCTCTGCCTGTCCCTGATCAGTCTCATTGCCTGTGCAGTCGTGGTTCCCTTTGAATGCTTCACGTTGTTGAGAGAGCTCAACTTCCAGCGAGCCTGGGTTTGCAAGGCGAACGTCTTCTTAAGTACGTGGCCGACGCTGACGTCCGGATTGCTGCTGCTATGTATAGCGACGGATAGGTACCGTAAAGTGTGTAGACCATTGCTGTGGCAGATTTCGCAAAAGGAGTCCTTTATAATGTGCGTGTGTTCAGCTGGGATTGGACTCGCGATCTCGTGGATATCTCCGGTTATTTACGGAATTCAGCGTTCGTATAACAAGCAATACAACATCACCGTGTCACAGTGCGTCGAAACGGAGGCTATGAGGAAAACAGTGTTCCCGCTGATAAACAACGTGCTTTTCGCCGTTTTATTCTTCGGTGCGCTGTTTGGGATAATTACGCTATACTGTCTTATAGTTCGTGGAGTAAGACGCCACAACGCAAGACGCTCGAATTATCTGAGAGGTCGGACTACAAGCACCCCTATCCACAGTGAATGTGTTATGAACATGGCTGAACGGCAGATTCTGTGTAACAATGTGACTTCCGAAACCAGTGACGTCATGATTTCTGAGTCTGACAACCAGTGTTTACCCGGTATGGAAACAAAATCAAGTTTAAAGCCGGATACCAAGAGACATCCACAGGAATCAAATAGACATTTTGTTCTCGGTTCCATGTTGTCATTATCAACAAGACCCATTTCCTTTCTGTCCAGAACTTTCTCAACGACGACCGTTAACACAACGACGACCGTCAATGACGTCACATACAGATCACGCGAAAATGGGACCAACGCAAAACAGAAGAATGCGAATAGGACGGCaataattatgtttcaaattTCTCTGGCGTTTATCGCAAGTTATTTACCACTGATTGTTATATTGTTAATAAGACAATTTGACACAAATTTTGTAGATAATCTAAGCGATATAGGGCGCGCGATGTACAAGTTCGGTCTGCGTTCGTATTACCTTAATTTCGCATTAAATCCTCTGATTTATGGTGTGAGAGACAAAAGGTTCAGACAAACTTGTAAGCAGCTCTTGTGCAggtgtaaacataaataa
- the LOC127862502 gene encoding uncharacterized protein LOC127862502, translated as MREEPAESTPVLPECVPVRKVLKPSVWTRLGNRMEEPMKKKRSSRCPLMGCSSDSRHLSRHVYQRHLPERFQLGNLADPAWQVARLLGLRWLALQIVGDDRLGTLLDFAHKHDLGINAEVSLSEVDRQWLSEFARQSGWPEVDFDIQRLNSQALLAYWRVLVGLLKHIPRDRQVYFFNLDNQRTSSTVPAVAGLHVQIPDVEHPSTPTPPVVAVTEPAGSGTAHAVSNVRNMSVREYLAVSGQANLSLARGNTSQASGRPVTTRISAFDSHFHLDRSLVKLGMPYYSDIRTILDSDVGIRPQVEVDVVGGVLIYCDPEPNQQILGGYRRKF; from the coding sequence ATGAGGGAGGAACCAGCCGAATCGACACCAGTTTTGCCAGAGTGTGTGCCGGTGAGGAAAGTCCTGAAACCCTCAGTTTGGACCAGACTGGGTAATCGCATGGAAGAGCCCATGAAAAAGAAACGATCGTCCCGTTGTCCGTTAATGGGATGTTCGTCAGATTCTCGCCATTTAAGCCGACATGTCTACCAGAGGCATCTTCCAGAGCGATTTCAGCTAGGTAATTTGGCAGATCCGGCTTGGCAGGTAGCTCGGTTGCTAGGGCTTAGATGGCTCGCTCTGCAGATCGTCGGAGACGATCGGCTTGGTACCCTGCTGGACTTTGCCCATAAGCATGACTTAGGAATCAACGCGGAGGTGTCTCTATCTGAAGTAGATAGACAGTGGTTGTCCGAGTTCGCCCGTCAATCAGGATGGCCGGAAGTGGACTTCGACATTCAACGTCTGAACTCGCAGGCTCTTCTTGCCTATTGGCGTGTCCTTGTCGGTCTACTGAAACACATTCCAAGGGATCGACAAGTTTACTTCTTCAACCTGGACAATCAGCGTACCTCTAGTACCGTCCCGGCTGTGGCTGGGTTACATGTTCAAATCCCTGACGTGGAGCATCCAAGTACCCCGACACCCCCGGTTGTGGCAGTGACGGAACCTGCAGGAAGTGGAACGGCTCATGCTGTTTCTAATGTACGGAACATGTCTGTTAGGGAGTATCTGGCAGTATCCGGACAGGCAAACCTTTCGTTGGCTAGGGGGAACACATCCCAGGCGTCAGGGCGACCAGTAACGACCAGGATTTCGGCCTTCGATTCTCATTTTCACCTGGACCGGTCTCTAGTGAAATTGGGTATGCCGTATTACTCAGATATCCGGACCATTCTGGATTCAGATGTAGGGATCAGACCCCAAGTTGAAGTGGATGTGGTAGGAGGTGTCCTGATCTATTGTGACCCCGAACCGAACCAGCAGATACTTGGGGGCTACAGGAGGAAGTTCTGA